Proteins encoded together in one Qingshengfaniella alkalisoli window:
- the pyrC gene encoding dihydroorotase, whose protein sequence is MTQTLTIRRPDDWHLHLRDGAVLRAVLPETARHFGRAIIMPNLVPPVVTATDAEGYRDRIMAALPDGADFRPLMTLYLTEDTDPADVAAASESGLISAVKLYPAGATTNSASGVRDFDKVQGVLEKMAEIGLPLCVHGEVTDAEIDIFDREAVFIDRILDPLRTRVPELKVVMEHITTSNGVDYAKSQPEGSIGATITTHHLIIDRNHILVGGIKPHYYCLPVAKRAAHRDALIKAATSGDPRFFLGTDSAPHTDPNKESACGCAGIFTATNTMSCLAAVFEQAGAMDRLEGFASLNGPAFYGLPANDATITLTKGDAVSYPDKIDTEDGPITVFDPGFPLHWRVS, encoded by the coding sequence ATGACCCAGACCCTGACGATCCGCCGCCCCGACGACTGGCACCTGCATCTGCGCGATGGCGCGGTGCTGCGTGCGGTCCTTCCCGAAACCGCACGCCATTTCGGGCGCGCCATCATCATGCCGAACCTCGTGCCGCCGGTCGTGACCGCGACCGACGCCGAAGGCTATCGCGACCGCATCATGGCCGCCCTGCCCGATGGCGCGGATTTCCGCCCCCTGATGACGTTGTATCTTACCGAAGATACCGACCCCGCCGATGTGGCCGCAGCCAGCGAAAGCGGGTTGATCAGCGCGGTCAAGCTGTATCCCGCAGGTGCCACGACCAATTCCGCATCGGGCGTGCGCGACTTCGACAAGGTGCAGGGTGTTCTTGAAAAAATGGCCGAGATCGGCTTGCCGCTCTGTGTCCATGGCGAAGTGACGGATGCGGAGATCGACATCTTCGACCGTGAAGCCGTGTTCATCGACCGCATACTCGACCCGCTGCGGACCCGCGTTCCGGAACTGAAAGTCGTAATGGAGCACATCACGACGAGTAACGGTGTAGACTATGCCAAATCGCAGCCGGAGGGTTCGATCGGCGCAACGATCACGACGCATCATCTGATCATAGACCGCAACCACATCCTCGTGGGTGGAATCAAGCCGCACTACTACTGCCTGCCAGTGGCCAAGCGTGCGGCGCATCGTGACGCGTTGATCAAGGCGGCGACGTCGGGTGACCCGCGATTCTTCCTTGGGACCGACAGCGCGCCGCACACCGATCCCAACAAGGAAAGCGCCTGCGGCTGCGCCGGGATATTCACCGCCACCAATACCATGTCCTGCCTGGCCGCAGTGTTCGAGCAAGCGGGCGCCATGGACAGGCTGGAAGGTTTCGCCAGCCTGAACGGTCCCGCTTTCTACGGTCTGCCCGCGAATGACGCGACCATCACCCTGACAAAGGGCGATGCGGTCAGCTACCCCGACAAGATCGACACCGAAGACGGCCCCATCACCGTCTTCGATCCCGGCTTCCCGTTGCACTGGCGGGTAAGCTGA
- a CDS encoding urease accessory protein UreD — protein MLDTSRQGDITDVMHQRVRGRAVVGMAQRAGRTVLKNLHQSGSAKALLPRVHRDWPEVVFLNTAGGLTDGDRLEYAVDVAAGGRLVATTQTAERAYAGVSGTARMDVSLVADKGAMLFWLPQETILFERSGLHRSTRVDLSPTSSFLTIETVVLGRAAMGEDLAHVDFVDRRDIRRDGVPALIDILRITDEDLADRGSAAGLGFHRVLSTIAFVAPNAEDRLSQVRRVLDTPHDGVMAAASAWDGKLVVRAVANDAWPMRQMTVRIIEELGGRTLPRVWQL, from the coding sequence ATGCTCGATACGTCCCGGCAGGGAGATATAACTGACGTGATGCACCAAAGGGTGCGCGGCCGTGCGGTCGTGGGTATGGCCCAACGCGCCGGGCGCACAGTATTGAAAAACCTGCATCAATCCGGGTCGGCCAAGGCCTTACTGCCACGTGTTCACCGCGATTGGCCGGAAGTGGTTTTCCTGAATACCGCAGGTGGTCTGACCGATGGTGACCGCCTGGAGTATGCAGTAGATGTCGCGGCTGGCGGGCGGCTCGTCGCGACCACACAGACCGCCGAACGCGCCTATGCCGGCGTCTCGGGCACCGCGCGAATGGATGTTTCGCTCGTGGCAGACAAGGGCGCGATGCTGTTCTGGTTGCCGCAGGAAACCATTCTTTTTGAACGCTCCGGCTTGCATCGCTCCACCCGCGTCGATCTTTCGCCAACGTCAAGTTTCTTGACGATCGAGACGGTCGTGTTGGGTCGCGCCGCGATGGGCGAAGATCTGGCACATGTCGATTTTGTCGACCGGCGAGACATTCGTCGTGACGGGGTTCCGGCCTTGATCGATATTTTACGGATCACCGATGAAGATCTTGCCGACCGGGGATCTGCCGCCGGGCTTGGGTTTCATCGCGTTTTATCAACCATCGCGTTCGTCGCGCCGAATGCGGAAGACAGGCTATCGCAGGTCCGCCGCGTTCTGGACACGCCTCACGATGGGGTAATGGCGGCTGCGAGTGCATGGGATGGAAAGCTGGTTGTCCGCGCCGTCGCGAATGATGCCTGGCCCATGCGACAAATGACCGTGCGGATTATTGAAGAACTAGGCGGAAGGACTCTTCCGCGCGTCTGGCAACTCTAG
- a CDS encoding urease subunit gamma, producing MNLTPREKDKLLVSVAAMVARGRLERGVKLNHPEAIALITDYVVEGAREGRSVADLMEAGAHVITADQCMDGIPDMIHDVQVEATFPDGTKLVTVHHPIR from the coding sequence ATGAACCTGACTCCCCGAGAAAAAGACAAGCTGCTGGTGAGCGTTGCGGCCATGGTGGCGCGTGGACGGCTGGAACGCGGTGTGAAGCTGAACCACCCCGAAGCCATCGCCCTGATCACCGATTACGTGGTCGAAGGCGCCCGCGAAGGCCGCAGCGTTGCCGATCTGATGGAGGCGGGCGCTCATGTCATCACTGCGGATCAATGCATGGATGGCATCCCGGACATGATCCACGATGTTCAGGTGGAAGCGACGTTTCCCGATGGCACCAAGCTGGTGACCGTGCACCATCCAATCCGTTGA